A segment of the Triticum urartu cultivar G1812 chromosome 1, Tu2.1, whole genome shotgun sequence genome:
tccgatgtggatgagcgaagctctatctctaagtatgagctaaaccaacgctaccctagaaaggaggaggtggaggagtatatatagtctaggtccacgaaggggtgagtgaggggcgaaagggtacatgggcttcggcccgagtgtctgcgcgcaggcagggccggaagttccggggacggccggaaggtccgggcgccggaggttccgggcgAAGGTCCGGGCAGGGTCCGGGCTATCCAGAGAGTTGGCACACTCTTGGACGGCTTCGGTGCAGCAAGGCCGGAAGCTCCGGGatggccggaggttccgggcagcggccggaagttccgggctttCCAAAAGCTTGTCCaggcttcttcttccttctcttccatgcttccctcgcggatggtgtaggtgatccttggcgcttgcacttcTTCTCGTCATTCGTGAAGCTctgacaatacctatgcatgcacgatggagggtcaagtagtataccatcctcgaaagGGTCAAGTGAGTACGTGTAAAGGagaggattcacctttatgtatgtgaagtggATGTCGCACGTGTTACTTGCCGAAtgaactcttgacatggtgatgtccataggatgctctgcatcagAATTCGTCAGGCTTGTTTTGCGATGAGTGCTTTATTAAATGCTTCATAGTCCCTGAATCCTAGACCTCCCACACTATTGCCTCTACCCATCTTATCCCACGCAACCCAATACACTTTGCGTTTGCCATTTTCTGCTCCCCACCAAAAGTTTGAAGAGATGGATTTTAGACTCCCGCATAATTTCTTGGTGAATTGGAAGCAACGCATGGCATATGTCGGTGTGGCTTGGAGTACATATTTAACATAAACTTCTCTTCCCTTCCTAGACATACCTTGTCCCTTATAGCCCGACATTTTGCACTAGATCTCTCTCTAATACCGGTCGGTGACCAAATTTCTGTGGATCAGTTTTCAACTTGTCATGGAAGGAGTACGTGTCGTTCATCTAAAGTCATCAGTTTTATTTACTAGTCATGATCCCGTGCGTTCACATGGGCTAGAAAATGTTGCATGTCTCTTGACCTAAGCCATTTGCTTTCTTCACATAATTACATTAAGAATACAAAAATATTCTGTGTAGTGTTCGGAAAAAGAATGTGCATAGCAACATATGCTAATATGCTCTTTCCTCCCAGGAGATCCCAAGAATGCATTCCTCCAAGCAAATGGTCATGGTAGTCCCTTTACTGTTCGTAGCGTGATGGTAAAATTGACCTACTTACGTGCAAGTGAATACATTATTAATGTTTCCTAAAATGAGAGAATATATTAATGTTGCAGCAACAAATCCTTAGCTCATTGCAACAGAGGGTGCGTAAATACGAATGTTTAACGTCAACGTATATTTGATCCATCACTTCATTAGAAGAACTGGGTAGGCAGTTTTATATGATTTCTAGCTCCAAAATGCAGTTCATATGATTTCTCGGGCTGATGAGCTACCGAGGACTCTTCCAAGAACCGGTATATATACCAAGTAAAAGTTGAGAAATTATATAACTTGACTAAATGTAGTTTAGCCATGATATATAATTTGTGGAATATACATTTACAAAAGGTGCGCATGAAGATTCATTCCCCTAATTAAATAGCTCCATTATTCACTGGATGATCCAACGGCAGAAGCACTGGCATTGAAGCATGGGCTGGAGATGGCCGGACGTTTTTGGCTGCTCACTGGCCTGGGCATTTGGTTACCGAACTGAAGAACCGAACCGGAACTGAATAAACGGTTAATATCATTAGTGGTTAACGGTACGGTCGCTGCGTGTGCAAATGTAACTGTCGCTGCATGACAGCCGTACTGGGCGTACTGCCTACTTGTTTTTTTTTCATATACACAAGGAAGATGACATACTCACTTACAAACATTTTTCCAACTAAACACACTACAGTCTACACGTCACATAATTAAAAACACAGCGTAACCTGTGTTGGTTCAGCTATTGCTAACTTGCTATGCTACTGTCTAACTTGATGTAAATTACAAAAAAAAAAATATGTGTTGACTTGCCATGTGGCGTGTAGTTGTCTGGTCAATTCAAAAACTCGCGTCAACTTTGGTTTGTGTGGTATTTAATGAAACCGTACCAAAATATTATAGTAAATACCAAAACTGAACCGTATAATTTCATACCATATTTACCAAATAACCATACTTATCAAACCATATTAACCGAACGCCCAGGGCTACTCACAGGTGATACTGGAGTCCTGACTGCCTAGAGATTGTTCAAACATGTAGGACGTGTTTGATTGCCTGCATTATGCCCAACCAGACCCGTGCGGGGAAAAACTGGGCTGTTTGGAACTCTGTGTTCATCTTTGGGTCTGTCTCGCTGGAAACGTTCAGATCGACAGTTTTCAATGAGCTAGGCTGAGCTGAGCCATAGCAAGCGCACATGTGTGGGCCCGTTGCACGAGAGGAGGCTGAGGGATGCAAGTAGTATACAGTCTGTACCTCCATAAAGCTCCTTTCTTCCTTATCCCTTCTAATCTACACAACGGTACTTCGATTCGAGATAAGCTCTACACATAAAAGATGCACATCAATGTTATGGTTTCATTTTTGCGATTGGTTCGTAGTTTCGTCGACCGTAAATGCTCAATTTTCTGTTCACGTTTGGAGCTTTTTTGGACGAATTTTATCAAATTCGTCACGTGCGATCAACCGTTGCAAATTTTCTTTGACCGGCAGCCTAATCTCGTAGTTTCACATGACATTCGTGTTGCAAATTTTCTGTTCGACGATCGTAAACGAAAAGATCTACATCTTCCTCCTGATTCTACATATGCATATGTATGGTGTGATAAGACACTGCTTAATCATTCCTTGGGGCCGGCGTGGTTTCTCTCGATCTCCTCTCTCGCTTCTTGATGCAGTGGCGTCATCGTTCATCTTGGCCTTCTCTCCATGATCCTACTTCACTGACGCCGCCATGGCGCGCACATTGTATTTCTTCTACTCTGTCCTCTGTCTCAGAGCCCTCCTATTCGTCCCTATCGACATTGGCGCCGTTTCTCTTGACTTCCTTTCTCGCGTTCTACTACATTTGAGTCGTTTACGGCGTCGGTCTTTTCGGTCTCCTCGCTCTCGTCCTACTGCACTGACGCTGCCATGGCGGGAGCACTGCAATTATCCTCCTATGTCCTCTGTCTCCGTGCGGACATTCTCTGCAGCGATGAGGCTAGCAACTAGTTCGCCATGCCGCCGAAGGGGTCACTCGTGCATGACTCCATGCTTGTCTCATGTTGGACACGAAGCCACGGTCACCGTCCACCGCAGTCGTCATGGTCCGACACGCACTACATTTCTCCTCCCCTGTCCTCTTCCTCAGCGCTCCTTCACACGGACTTTCTCTGCGGCGGCGACGGCACTAGCAACTAGTTCACCATGGCGCCGCGGTCACCGTCCACCGTAGTCGCGAGTCACAGTGTGTGTTAAGTGTAAGTGTTAGTTCTTAATCATATCCCGTGTATACAACCAAACACCGTAGAGTTGCATGATCTGAGCCAATGCAGGCAATCAAACACTATGCCAAAATTGTTTCCCTAATGCAAGAGGACTAGATACGAGCAATCAAGCAATATGCAGATGTTAGTTTTTCACCTGTATTTCCTCAACCAGCCTCCGTTGAGCCAGACAGAGCTAGCTAGGTTGCAGCGAGAAAGCAACCAAACACGCCCGTAATGGTGGTACGGAGATCTGGAACCCATATTCAGTGATCCTCGCTGATTGCTGAAAGGCCCAAGGCAACCAGGGGCAGGACCATTGTTAACTGTAGACGTAGTAACGCTATTCATCACTGGTAAACACTGTAACACCACAGTTGGCCCGGGGCAGGACCATTGGCTGGCTACGCAGCTGCATTCAGCTAGCTGCCGGATTTGCATCAGTATCCTTCTCACGTTGTCGAAGGTAAGTAAATGGTGTGCCACACGCGCCTGTGCTAGAAGTTCTTGTGATTCTAAATAAATCGTGCAGCTGCATGGCCATGGAGAAAAATAGAGGATACACGAGAGAATGTTTTGACGTGATGACATGGCCATGCATACGCGCACGCGACACTACACCGAGCAATCCCTCATCAGCTGGAAGGGTCACACGCGCGCGGGAAGGGTCACCGCGTCCATGAACTCGTGGTCGGCGACCAGCCTCTCGAGCGCGGCCGGCGCCAGGCACACCTCCAGCGACATGCTCCCTCCCCGCTCCGGCCCCTCGAACACCGTCGCCTTCCCGTCCGTCTTGTCGCCGAGGCCGCTCCGCACGCCCACCGGCCTTCCCCACCCGAAGTCGTTCCCGAACACGTCGAACCGCGGCGAGCTCCCGGTCTCCAGCCCCGCgccccccgccgccaccgccgacaGGTCCCCGGTGAACGCGAACGTCGGCTCCCGGACCCAGCGCTCCAGGAACGCCCTCAGCGCCGCCTCGTCGAACGACGCCACGGCGCGGTTCAGCTGCCACGCCGTCCACCCCAGCCCCTTCTCCTGGACCTCCCCGGCCGCGCACACCGCCCTGCCGGGCACCACCGCGTTGCCCACGTACCCCGGCGGGATGCCGCGCACGCGCCCCCGGCACCCGATGATGACGGCGTAGAACGTCTCCTGCCCCGCTGCGAGGCGCCGCGCTCGGCACACTGCCCGCCAGAGGTGCGCGAGCAGGGCCTGCAGCGACGAGATGGGCGCGGTGGCGACGCCCGCCATCTCGCCGTTCGCCCtcgccttgagcttcttcacgctcgCGGCGGAGAAGGTGAAGAAGCCTTCGCGCACTGGCGGGAGCTCGAACCGCCGGAGGACGTGCTGCAGCTTGCTGAACGGCAATGGGATCGGCACCGGGCTCGTCTCGACGAACCACCTCGCAAGCACCGGCGCCGGCGtcgagaccatcttcatcttgtTTAGGCCGTTGACATTGACGTCGGCTTGGTGTCGGTGGATCTCCGACCATGCGTTGAAGAACTCCCAGAAGGAGGTGCCGTCGCCGACGGAGTGGTTCATGGACACGGCAACGAACACGCCGTCGGCGAGCTCAGTCACCTGCGCAGACAGCACGGGGAGAGACTCGATGGCCGCGTCCGCGTCAAGCACACCGTTCAGCGAGAACAAGTCCCAGACCACCGGCGACGGGGTGTACATCGAGCCCACGAGGTCCGCGACGGCCAGGCCGGGCGCCGACGCGTGGACGAGCTCGGCGCCTTCCCCTGTGCAGCGCAGAGCGACGGTGACAGTCCCGTCGCCGAGCTCCTCGACGGCGAGACGGCCGGCAAAGTGGCAGTACCGGTCCAGGGCGCGCTCCAAGGAGGACGCGAGGGCGCCGACGAGGCGCTTGCCGCCGACGGGGGGCTTGGGCAGGAGGATGCCCTTCTGGATGTGGTCTATGGTGAGGAGGCGGAGGTCCCAGGGCGTTAGGTGGATGACCTCCGACGGCGGCGTGCCGCCTCCGCTGGACGGCCGGACCATGCGCCGGGATACGATCCGTACAGTGCCGGCAGCTTCCATGTGCTCGATGCTGCCCATTGGCTCACTCGCGATCAAGATTTCTTGGGACTCGTATGAGGCTAAGAGCTGTTGCTTGCATATATAGTAGCATCCATCCTACCACGATGGTGTTCAATCCTTGTCACACACTAGCATTAGATTTAGACCTGGGCATGGAAAGCCCGGCCCGAAAAACCTGGGTCAGGCTTGGGCCTTGTTTTGCAGCCAAGATGGTAGTTTGGGCCGGGCTTGGGCTTCTCATTTTTTGTATTTTGGGCCAGGCTTCCGGGCTTCAGGTCAGGCTCGAATGTGTATACACTAGAAAACAACGTTTGAATCGGCCTTTCGGGCTTCCGGCTTGATTTTGAGCCGGGCTCGGGCTTGAAAACAGAATGTATTTTGGGCTTCGGGCCAGGCTCGGGCTTGAGAAAGGAAGGTAAGGCTTTTACAAGCCCGTCCTGAAACCTGGCCGGACCCAGCGTTTGCATGGGTTTAACTAGCACCTTTCCACTTTTGGATTTTTTCTATTTTCTAACTTTCAGAAATTGTATTTAGGCTTTCAAAAAAGAATGTGAATACTATGTGATTGTACGCGCCATAGGAATCTAGTGCGATGGACTGCTGGCTTGGAGAGTCCGAGTGACGACATCCATGAGTGGTGCCGAGTCGCCAGTTTCTCGTAGAAACACAAGTCTAGCGCGCTAGCTTGGGGCGGACATGCTCAAAAACATGTTGTAGCTGAGGTTGCAGTCGAACGAGGCGCTGCCTCTTCTGTTGAACAGGATCTGCGTGGAACAAATCTGAGCCAAGATCATCTTAGCCTCCGGGCAGCCAATCAATGAACCTCCGATTGAAGAGGTCATACCCTCAAAGCATATGCCTACAAAATTTGAGGCGACTTCGAGGGATCTACCTGACCGCTCTAAGGGTTCTCCGCTTCGCACCTGAGGGTTCTACCTCGCTGCTCTGAGGCTTCTGCATCCCATCCGAGGGCTCTACATGGTCGATGGGTATTGGTTTTAAGATTGTCCACTTCGGATGTCCTCAGAGTTCGATTTAAAATAAGTGGTGATTCTTTTTTTGATATGGTCCATTCTCTACACTTTGGCTCAAATGATCTGTTGTCCCAGTCCAAAGTAATTTGCGAAGTTCTGAGAGTAATTTTCCTGGGGCTCTTTTCCGATCTTTGCTTTGCAGGAAAACACTATTGTTGGCCCACTTTTTAAACTAATATTAAGAGCTGCTATATAATCTTTCAAGCACTCCCAGAAAAATTTCAACCGCAAAACTTTGAAGTGTGGAGTTTGATGGTAATCCCATGGTGGTGGTAGTACCTTATGTGGCAAGCTATGCCACCAGTTTGTCAAAGATGATGTTGTAGTGGCGCTACCAACACTTGGTTTCTAGGAGAACTAGaagaacgcccgtgcgttgcaacgggtaACATTTCCGTAACTTTAAGAGTTTAATATTAATCATGTTAATATTACATttaatattctcatacatatcaagtgacattggcgaccttttttaccatcaaatcctcacacacacacTCTTTCCGTCCCTCTTCTTCACtgtctctccccctctccccccctctctctctctaacacacgcacatatccatcttattgaATATGAGACCATAATCCATCTATCTCACACACACGCGCTAGTGCATAACAATATGGATTAGGTGTATTATATTTGCCACCACAACTAAGGGAATTAATTTCATGTAAATTGGCCAGTCACGGCTCCGTGACAAACAATGCATCTAAATTCTCAGCGTTATTTTTATGTAAtatgctctctctctctctgatatTATAGGACCAAAAACTTTTACCAATTACCATACTGTAGAACACCACACTCCTCACTGCATCAATGGGTGGTGGGTGGTGTCTCTCCTCTACCGCCGTGGACCTGTGCTGGCTTGAGTCCATGTCCGCCGTTGGTCGCTGCTCGCATTCGTCCCACCCATCGCCCAAGCCGGCGTTAGGAGCAAACTCAATAGCCTTGCTCACCGTCATGGCTCCATTCCACGAGATCGAATCAAGCATCATAGAGTTCGGGGAGGAGTAGCATTTCCACCGTCAGCTCCTCGCTGATGTATCAGCGTAGAGTGCGGGGAGGACACGGAACGTAAATACCTGGGGTTTAGCGCTGGTGGCGGGAACGACCGACACGGCCTCCTTGCGCCGCTCCTTGCTGCCCGCCCTGCTTTGGGGATCCTAGCGCCCTGCCCTAGGGTTCCgcgctggcggcggcggtggcggcgttTCCCTCAAGAAAAAAAGCACGTCTCATGTCCGGCTTGTGCAGGAATCCATCACCAAGTAGGATCAGTAGTTCCGTCCCGAATCGGTTATGTTGCAAGTCCTAGCTATAGCTATATATACGTATTACCCTGCACCCCTATAAACAGTACACCCAGAGACCAATAGAAAGATCAGCGGGCACGAGGCATGCCCGTGTGTATCAATTGCTTGCGCGTACCCGTGTTGCTTCTAGTAGATCGATACTACATCAACCGTGGTTAGCCAGCTACGTCCAATCTATTCGAGTGTTTTCGTCTGCGTACGTGTTTTTCTGGTATATACTTCAGAATTCAGTCAGTCGGGGGCGGGATGTCTAAGCAAAGAAGGCAGGGCGAGGAGGATGAGCCCAACTACTACCACGACCGCAGCGGCAACAAGGAGAAGAGCCTCTATCTGGTTCTAGACGACTGGCACAAGGGCTTCACCATCCGCAAGATCGATGCCGACAGTCCCGACCTCAGCGCCCCCCCTGTCCTCCGGCTAGTGTCACCTGAGCGTGGTCGTGCCATGTAGTTCGCAGCCCTAGGCAGCAACATCATCGCCACGAGCAACATACATGCTGGAACCCTCTTCTACGACACTGACACCGCCGGACTGCCCGTCGGCCCTCCCATTCGAGATGCACTGCTTTGTGGCTCCAACACCTTCCTGACCTCCAGCGCCGGCGACGCGCTGTACGCGTTCGCCTTCCACTTCATGGAGCGGCATGTGTCCTTTGAGGCGATGGCGAAGCCACCAACGACGGAAGACGACGACCTGCTGTCCACCTACTGGTCCTGGAAAAGCATGCCGACGCCCTTCACCAAGGACGAGATGATCTTCTCCTACGCGCTGCACCCGGACGGGCGCACCATATTCGTGTCCTCGTGGAGCAGGGCGGTCTGCGGCACGTACTCCGTCGACACCAGGAGCTGCAAGTGGAGGCGCCATGGGGAGTGGATGCTGCCTTTCAGAGGCCGAGGCTACTTCGCCGCCGAGCTAGACGCATGGGTCGGGCTGCACGAGGACGGCTACGTCTGCCCCTGCCAGGTTGCCTCCCGCAGCGGCGGCACCACGCAGCAGCCGGAGTGGAAGATGGCCGACGAGCGTAGGATGTGGATCCCGTGGCATCGGCTGGAGTTTCGCCTGCGTCGGATGTGATGGCGCGGGTGGAGTACCGAGGAGTGGCCAGCGTCGGCCAGGGCCTGGGGC
Coding sequences within it:
- the LOC125541415 gene encoding uncharacterized acetyltransferase At3g50280-like — its product is MGSIEHMEAAGTVRIVSRRMVRPSSGGGTPPSEVIHLTPWDLRLLTIDHIQKGILLPKPPVGGKRLVGALASSLERALDRYCHFAGRLAVEELGDGTVTVALRCTGEGAELVHASAPGLAVADLVGSMYTPSPVVWDLFSLNGVLDADAAIESLPVLSAQVTELADGVFVAVSMNHSVGDGTSFWEFFNAWSEIHRHQADVNVNGLNKMKMVSTPAPVLARWFVETSPVPIPLPFSKLQHVLRRFELPPVREGFFTFSAASVKKLKARANGEMAGVATAPISSLQALLAHLWRAVCRARRLAAGQETFYAVIIGCRGRVRGIPPGYVGNAVVPGRAVCAAGEVQEKGLGWTAWQLNRAVASFDEAALRAFLERWVREPTFAFTGDLSAVAAGGAGLETGSSPRFDVFGNDFGWGRPVGVRSGLGDKTDGKATVFEGPERGGSMSLEVCLAPAALERLVADHEFMDAVTLPARV